One genomic segment of Rhinopithecus roxellana isolate Shanxi Qingling chromosome 6, ASM756505v1, whole genome shotgun sequence includes these proteins:
- the SMIM30 gene encoding small integral membrane protein 30 yields the protein MTSVSTQLSLVLISLLLVLPVVEAVEAGDAIALLLGVVLSITGICACLGVYARKRNGQM from the coding sequence ATGACCTCAGTTTCAACACAGTTGTCCTTAGTCCTCATTTCACTGCTTTTGGTGCTGCCTGTTGTGGAAGCAGTAGAAGCCGGTGATGCAATCGCCCTTTTGTTAGGTGTGGTTCTCAGCATTACAGGCATTTGTGCCTGCTTGGGGGTATATGCACGAAAGAGAAATGGACAAATGTGA